The Candidatus Sysuiplasma jiujiangense genome has a segment encoding these proteins:
- a CDS encoding PD-(D/E)XK nuclease family protein yields MAGITFSAGDIEKFSYCPLSWWLSRDEKSESAQTASGSRAHKLLNDRLTDISSNQKESTVYSRMIMYYAVISTVLAIAGLSVVRFDLKYELSRVLLLLSIIWIIMAVTILYISRNDTHDRKRQTERIVLFLAALSMVLSILSVTILQVNTFLAMVLESASLLWLIGASSFLYLDLWAERKAENIEKKINVSGRIIYIGDDRHPVLVSGDGTISGRPDFIIESEGEIMPVEFKSGRRPAGPLFSHIMQVSAYCRLVEDNFVRRPDYGLIYYGTKSFAVDFDDEVEKLLMKKVGEMRIAVEKGEAHRNHNRPGKCLSCSRRAVCDERLA; encoded by the coding sequence ATGGCGGGTATTACCTTTTCGGCCGGCGATATAGAGAAATTCAGCTACTGTCCGCTGAGCTGGTGGCTGAGCCGGGATGAGAAAAGTGAATCTGCCCAGACTGCATCGGGGAGCAGGGCACATAAATTGCTGAACGACAGGCTGACGGATATATCGTCGAATCAGAAGGAAAGCACAGTATACAGCCGGATGATCATGTATTATGCAGTAATTTCCACTGTTCTGGCTATCGCGGGGCTGTCGGTGGTGCGGTTCGATCTGAAGTACGAACTTTCCCGCGTTCTGCTCCTTCTTTCCATCATCTGGATCATCATGGCGGTAACAATACTTTACATTAGCAGAAACGACACGCATGACAGGAAGAGACAGACAGAGAGAATCGTTTTGTTTCTGGCAGCCCTTTCGATGGTTCTGTCCATACTCTCAGTAACAATCCTGCAGGTGAACACGTTCCTAGCAATGGTTCTGGAAAGCGCGTCCCTGTTGTGGCTCATAGGGGCATCAAGCTTCCTCTATCTCGATCTCTGGGCCGAAAGGAAGGCGGAGAACATCGAGAAAAAAATCAACGTAAGCGGAAGGATAATTTACATAGGGGATGACAGACATCCTGTCCTGGTATCAGGGGACGGTACGATTTCCGGGCGCCCCGATTTCATCATAGAGAGCGAAGGTGAAATAATGCCTGTGGAATTCAAATCCGGCAGAAGGCCCGCAGGACCGCTTTTCTCCCACATAATGCAGGTATCCGCTTACTGCAGGCTCGTTGAAGACAACTTCGTAAGGAGACCGGATTACGGTCTAATCTACTACGGGACCAAAAGCTTCGCAGTCGACTTCGACGACGAGGTCGAAAAGCTGCTGATGAAGAAGGTTGGGGAGATGAGAATTGCTGTGGAAAAAGGGGAGGCTCACAGAAATCACAACAGACCCGGAAAGTGCCTCAGCTGTTCGAGAAGGGCGGTATGCGACGAACGGCTGGCCTGA
- a CDS encoding TPD domain-containing protein, which produces MKRDLYSEIYYSLRRPEDISLAAEKFRLPEELMLVIYTQKTVRYATKDYYQIVEMAPTLLKRWKTGEPMVRIARRLNFPPILLGLILMSQNGVGRKKFWKMVRNPETVEDKRLRAEMHAIRKADILYSPEGAEVQKQRGIKGEEKLEKWLAEHSITFRTEKDLRGKFPKTPDFLLDEPINCDGYQIKWIDSKASFGDDIEVRKNNRRQFHQYVSLFGKGFVLYWFGFLDDIKSDGEILVGDTKMLDRLEKCLDEKQMTAGES; this is translated from the coding sequence GTGAAGAGAGATTTGTACTCGGAAATTTACTATTCCCTGAGAAGACCTGAGGACATAAGTTTGGCGGCAGAGAAATTTCGTCTGCCGGAAGAGCTGATGCTCGTGATCTACACTCAGAAGACTGTCAGGTATGCTACGAAAGACTATTACCAGATTGTCGAAATGGCCCCGACGCTACTGAAACGGTGGAAAACCGGGGAACCGATGGTAAGAATTGCAAGGCGGCTGAATTTTCCTCCAATCCTTCTGGGTCTCATCCTGATGTCGCAGAACGGTGTCGGCAGGAAGAAATTCTGGAAAATGGTCAGGAACCCTGAAACGGTCGAAGACAAGCGACTCCGGGCCGAGATGCACGCCATAAGGAAGGCGGACATACTCTATTCGCCTGAGGGTGCTGAAGTTCAGAAGCAGCGGGGAATAAAAGGCGAGGAGAAACTGGAAAAATGGCTTGCTGAACACAGCATAACCTTCAGGACAGAAAAGGATCTGAGGGGGAAGTTTCCCAAGACCCCTGACTTTTTGCTGGATGAACCCATAAACTGCGACGGATACCAGATCAAGTGGATAGATTCCAAGGCTTCCTTCGGGGACGACATTGAGGTGAGGAAAAACAACAGGAGACAGTTTCACCAGTATGTTTCCCTGTTCGGGAAGGGATTCGTTCTTTACTGGTTCGGCTTCCTTGACGATATAAAGTCCGATGGGGAAATACTTGTGGGAGATACAAAGATGCTCGACAGGCTGGAGAAATGCCTGGATGAAAAGCAAATGACAGCCGGTGAGAGCTAA
- a CDS encoding SCP2 sterol-binding domain-containing protein translates to MIEELINGAIDKFNARVAKDDTLQKELDGMTRTVQVELKDGRSFCFSLRNNRMGDFHEGRLDNPDIKIVSDEGTLSGLLSGTIRPMKAWATKKVQFKASLEDLMRIRKFF, encoded by the coding sequence ATGATTGAAGAGCTGATCAACGGGGCCATCGATAAATTCAATGCGAGGGTGGCGAAGGATGACACACTCCAGAAAGAGCTCGATGGCATGACAAGAACGGTACAGGTAGAGCTTAAGGACGGGAGAAGTTTCTGTTTCAGTCTCAGGAACAACAGAATGGGTGACTTCCACGAGGGGAGACTGGACAACCCTGACATCAAGATTGTGTCTGATGAGGGAACACTCTCGGGTCTCCTTAGCGGAACGATAAGGCCGATGAAGGCATGGGCTACAAAGAAAGTTCAGTTCAAGGCGTCGCTTGAAGATCTCATGAGGATCAGGAAATTCTTCTGA